From Agromyces sp. SYSU T00194, a single genomic window includes:
- a CDS encoding SMP-30/gluconolactonase/LRE family protein produces the protein MTGIGLIAGGAKPEQLATGCVWSEGPLWLPDRRRLRWSDIPNDRIVEWDAATGEMSVFRDGAEYTNGRTLDLEGRVVQCSHGRRAIEREGANGPETVVGRWAQGRFNSPNDVAVASDGAIWFTDPPYGLDPSGREGHPAPQEYDGCFVFRVDPATGVAEAVVTDLVHPNGIGFSPDESVLYVSDTGALQGHEAEAHIHAYPTDGVRVTGPGAPFTRVPAGVSDGFAIDVEGRVWTSAADGVHVYTPGGRHLHHVKVPEVVSNVTFGGDDGRDLFITATSSLYRVATLTTAAR, from the coding sequence ATGACCGGAATCGGACTCATCGCCGGCGGCGCGAAGCCGGAGCAGCTCGCGACGGGCTGCGTCTGGAGCGAGGGCCCGCTGTGGCTGCCCGACCGACGGCGCCTGCGCTGGAGCGACATCCCCAACGACCGCATCGTCGAGTGGGACGCCGCGACCGGCGAGATGAGCGTGTTCCGCGACGGTGCGGAGTACACGAACGGGCGGACCCTCGACCTCGAGGGTCGGGTGGTGCAGTGCAGCCACGGCCGGCGCGCGATCGAGCGCGAGGGGGCGAACGGCCCCGAGACGGTCGTCGGGCGCTGGGCGCAGGGGCGCTTCAACTCCCCGAACGACGTGGCGGTGGCATCCGACGGGGCGATCTGGTTCACCGACCCGCCGTACGGACTCGACCCGAGCGGTCGCGAGGGGCACCCGGCCCCCCAGGAGTACGACGGATGCTTCGTCTTCCGCGTCGACCCGGCGACGGGCGTCGCCGAGGCGGTCGTGACCGACCTCGTGCACCCGAACGGCATCGGCTTCTCGCCCGACGAGTCGGTGCTCTACGTGTCGGACACCGGCGCGCTGCAGGGGCACGAGGCCGAGGCGCACATCCACGCGTACCCGACGGACGGCGTTCGGGTCACCGGCCCCGGCGCACCGTTCACGCGGGTGCCGGCGGGCGTCTCCGACGGGTTCGCCATCGATGTCGAGGGCCGCGTCTGGACGTCGGCCGCGGACGGCGTGCACGTCTACACCCCGGGCGGCCGCCACCTGCACCACGTCAAGGTGCCGGAGGTGGTCTCGAACGTGACCTTCGGCGGCGACGACGGCCGCGACCTGTTCATCACCGCGACGTCGAGCCTGTACCGGGTCGCGACGCTCACGACCGCCGCGCGCTGA
- a CDS encoding apiosidase-like domain-containing protein yields the protein MHPRFAPLELAFTGPAVPIPADVEPLRVRFAHADGGTVDVPGFWDGGDRYVVRFAPGLEGGWSWRSTSDAPALHDREGAFEVGPAASGEHGPVRIAGRYHFAHADGTPFRPVGATVYNWLHQEEPLFTQTVEAVAAAGMNKLRFMVFPQAGGYVEHFPELLPFERDADGAWDVARPVPQFFRRLEGAVRTLGAAGIQAEVLVYNAYDYGRFGLDGLTEEQDAAYLRYLVARLSAFPNVWWSLCNEFDQIDRPDERWDAAGVRLAGLDPYDHPRSIHNLVRLFDHNRPWVTHASLQLGQATEDFGRASLFRDAYRKPVVLDEIKYEGDVPDRWGHLGAEELVHQFWITTVSGCYASHGESFVIPSGSLHIVEGGPFVGQSPARLGFLRGILDDVDGAGLDPIDNWWDDAFVAGVDGRTYLQYLGRSAPEEWAFRLPIGWRGVQLAVGDRFEVDVIDTWNMTVTPVGRVFELDEVAKNDAYARGARPVALPAGEALALRVRRVG from the coding sequence ATGCACCCCCGCTTCGCCCCCCTGGAACTCGCCTTCACCGGTCCCGCAGTGCCGATCCCCGCCGACGTCGAGCCGCTGCGCGTGCGCTTCGCCCACGCCGACGGCGGCACGGTCGACGTGCCCGGCTTCTGGGACGGCGGCGACCGCTACGTCGTGCGCTTCGCGCCCGGGCTCGAGGGTGGATGGAGCTGGCGGAGCACGTCGGACGCGCCGGCACTGCACGATCGCGAGGGCGCGTTCGAGGTCGGCCCCGCGGCATCCGGCGAGCACGGCCCGGTGCGCATCGCCGGCCGGTACCACTTCGCCCACGCCGACGGCACGCCGTTCCGCCCGGTCGGCGCCACCGTCTACAACTGGCTCCACCAGGAGGAGCCGCTGTTCACGCAGACCGTCGAGGCGGTCGCCGCTGCCGGCATGAACAAGCTGCGGTTCATGGTCTTCCCGCAGGCGGGCGGGTACGTCGAGCACTTCCCCGAACTGCTGCCGTTCGAGCGCGACGCCGACGGCGCCTGGGACGTCGCCCGGCCGGTGCCGCAGTTCTTCCGACGCCTCGAGGGCGCCGTCCGCACGCTCGGCGCCGCGGGCATCCAGGCCGAGGTGCTCGTGTACAACGCGTACGACTACGGCCGGTTCGGACTCGACGGGCTGACCGAGGAGCAGGACGCCGCCTACCTCCGGTACCTCGTGGCGCGCCTGTCGGCGTTCCCGAACGTGTGGTGGTCGCTGTGCAACGAGTTCGACCAGATCGACCGGCCCGACGAGCGGTGGGATGCGGCGGGGGTGCGCCTCGCCGGGCTCGACCCGTACGACCACCCGCGGTCCATCCACAACCTCGTGCGGCTGTTCGACCACAACCGGCCGTGGGTGACCCACGCCTCGCTGCAGCTCGGTCAGGCGACCGAGGACTTCGGGCGCGCCTCGCTGTTCCGCGACGCCTACCGCAAGCCGGTCGTGCTCGACGAGATCAAGTACGAGGGCGACGTGCCCGACCGCTGGGGGCACCTGGGCGCCGAGGAACTCGTCCACCAGTTCTGGATCACGACGGTCTCGGGCTGCTACGCGTCCCACGGCGAGAGCTTCGTGATCCCGTCGGGCAGCCTGCACATCGTCGAGGGCGGTCCGTTCGTCGGGCAGAGCCCCGCCCGACTCGGCTTCCTGCGCGGCATCCTCGACGACGTGGACGGGGCCGGCCTCGACCCGATCGACAACTGGTGGGACGACGCATTCGTCGCGGGCGTCGACGGGCGCACCTACCTGCAGTACCTCGGGCGCAGCGCGCCCGAGGAGTGGGCCTTCCGCCTGCCGATCGGGTGGCGCGGCGTGCAGCTGGCGGTCGGCGACCGGTTCGAGGTCGACGTGATCGACACCTGGAACATGACCGTGACGCCGGTGGGACGCGTCTTCGAGCTCGACGAGGTGGCGAAGAACGACGCCTACGCGCGGGGCGCCCGACCGGTCGCGTTGCCGGCGGGCGAGGCGCTCGCGCTGCGGGTGCGCCGCGTCGGCTGA
- a CDS encoding MFS transporter — MFRSLSSVNYRLWFIGALVSNIGSWMQATTQNWVVLTELTDNDAVAVGVTMALQFGPQLVLVPITGLIADRFDRRKILMLTQTALMLLGLALGLLLIFGHASIWHLYAFALGLGIINAIDAPARQTFVADLVAEHNMSNAVALNSASFNAARLIGPALAGFLIVLIGSGWVFVVNAVTFLAVLGALAALRTDQLRPRLRRARGRGDLAAGFRYVRGRPDLVVVFTMVFIMGAFGMNFPIFSSTMAVEFGRGAGEYGVLSSILAIGSLTGALLAARRDRARLRVIIAATGLFAVAALVSAVMPTYWSFAASTILIGFTAVTLLTTANGFVQTTTDPDVRGRVMALYMAILMGGTPVGAPIVGWIANELGPRWALGAASVAAVVACGIGLGWMIVARGLRVVRHPEARWGVAVTHAGRRLPDAPGLVDGVRQPVPAITSPVAVVAANPPAPEEFSEEVALTSPIPLPKLGRDEPPAPRPHGEGCHVPPGGAGQPTRRTRSASASPAGNATGRAPRA; from the coding sequence ATGTTCCGATCGCTCTCGAGCGTCAACTACCGGCTCTGGTTCATCGGAGCACTCGTGTCGAACATCGGCAGCTGGATGCAGGCCACCACCCAGAACTGGGTCGTCCTCACCGAGCTGACCGACAACGACGCGGTCGCCGTGGGCGTCACCATGGCGCTGCAGTTCGGCCCGCAGCTCGTGCTGGTGCCGATCACGGGCCTCATCGCCGACCGGTTCGACCGGCGGAAGATCCTCATGCTCACCCAGACCGCGCTCATGCTGCTCGGCCTGGCGCTCGGCCTGCTGCTCATCTTCGGCCACGCCTCGATCTGGCACCTCTACGCATTCGCGCTCGGCCTCGGCATCATCAACGCGATCGACGCGCCGGCGCGGCAGACCTTCGTCGCCGACCTCGTCGCCGAGCACAACATGTCCAACGCGGTCGCGCTGAACTCGGCGTCGTTCAACGCGGCGCGCCTCATCGGGCCCGCCCTCGCGGGCTTCCTCATCGTGCTGATCGGCTCGGGGTGGGTGTTCGTGGTGAACGCCGTCACCTTCCTCGCCGTGCTGGGCGCGCTGGCCGCGCTGCGGACCGACCAGCTCCGGCCCCGCCTCCGGCGCGCGCGGGGACGCGGCGACCTCGCCGCGGGATTCCGCTACGTGCGCGGACGCCCCGACCTGGTCGTGGTGTTCACGATGGTGTTCATCATGGGCGCGTTCGGCATGAACTTCCCGATCTTCTCGTCGACGATGGCCGTGGAGTTCGGCCGCGGCGCCGGCGAGTACGGGGTGCTCTCGTCGATCCTCGCGATCGGCTCGCTGACGGGCGCGCTCCTCGCCGCCCGGCGCGACCGCGCCCGGCTGCGGGTCATCATCGCCGCGACCGGGCTCTTCGCCGTCGCTGCGCTCGTCTCGGCGGTCATGCCGACGTACTGGAGCTTCGCGGCGTCCACGATCCTCATCGGCTTCACCGCGGTGACGCTGCTCACGACGGCCAACGGCTTCGTGCAGACCACCACCGACCCCGACGTGCGCGGTCGGGTCATGGCCCTCTACATGGCGATCCTGATGGGCGGCACGCCCGTGGGTGCGCCCATCGTGGGCTGGATCGCGAACGAGCTCGGCCCGCGCTGGGCGCTGGGCGCCGCATCCGTCGCCGCGGTCGTCGCGTGCGGCATCGGCCTCGGCTGGATGATCGTCGCGCGGGGCCTGCGGGTCGTGCGCCACCCCGAGGCGCGCTGGGGGGTGGCCGTGACCCACGCCGGTCGACGGCTGCCGGATGCCCCGGGCCTGGTCGACGGCGTGCGCCAGCCGGTGCCCGCGATCACCAGCCCGGTCGCGGTCGTGGCGGCCAACCCGCCGGCCCCCGAGGAGTTCTCCGAGGAGGTCGCGCTCACCTCGCCGATCCCGCTGCCGAAGCTCGGCCGCGACGAGCCGCCGGCCCCCAGGCCGCACGGCGAGGGCTGCCACGTGCCGCCCGGCGGCGCCGGTCAGCCGACGCGGCGCACCCGCAGCGCGAGCGCCTCGCCCGCCGGCAACGCGACCGGTCGGGCGCCCCGCGCGTAG
- a CDS encoding circularly permuted type 2 ATP-grasp protein has product MATLFDDYAATRKGRRRRKGAAPWDEMFPSDAVGVRTPYREIHTALARMTQDELRGRTEALASSYLAQGVTFDFAGEERPFPLDAVPRVISAGDWAQVEAGVRQRVTALERFLADVYGPQACVRDGVIPASLISTSKHFHRQAVGIETPNNVRVHVSGIDLIRDEVGAWRVLEDNVRVPSGVSYVISNRRVMAQTLPELFVSMRVKPVGDYPNRLLQSLRASAPEGVEDPNIVVLTPGVYNSAYFEHTLLARLMGVELVEGRDLFCSGGRVWMRTTAGPTRVDVIYRRVDDEFIDPQQFRHDSVLGAPGLLLAARLGNVTIANGVGNGVADDKLTYTYLPDLIRYYLGEQPILPNVDTWRLEEPGALEEVLDRLDELVVKPVDGSGGKGLVVGPDASRQELATLRAQLQADPRGWIAQPVVQLSTIPTLVDDGMRPRHADLRPFAVNDGDDVWVLPGGLTRVALPEGQLVVNSSQGGGSKDTWIVGDGPASPVTATPVHRDAGTLVGEQASGPATGVLNILDLEGEEMEAPIGGNGPSIQTPHVAPPLSSAPEDEDADVRLQQQQQQQQQSRDGGTSC; this is encoded by the coding sequence ATGGCGACACTCTTCGACGACTACGCCGCGACCCGCAAGGGGCGGCGCAGGCGCAAGGGCGCGGCGCCGTGGGACGAGATGTTCCCCTCGGACGCGGTCGGGGTCCGCACCCCGTACCGCGAGATCCACACCGCGCTCGCCCGCATGACACAGGACGAACTGCGCGGACGGACCGAGGCGCTCGCGAGCTCCTACCTCGCGCAGGGCGTCACGTTCGACTTCGCGGGGGAGGAGCGGCCGTTCCCGCTCGATGCCGTTCCGAGAGTCATCTCCGCCGGCGACTGGGCCCAGGTCGAGGCCGGCGTGCGGCAGCGCGTCACCGCGCTCGAGCGCTTCCTCGCCGACGTGTACGGGCCGCAGGCGTGCGTGCGCGACGGCGTGATCCCGGCTTCCCTGATCTCGACCTCCAAGCACTTCCACCGGCAGGCCGTGGGCATCGAGACCCCCAACAACGTGCGGGTGCACGTCTCGGGCATCGACCTGATCCGCGACGAGGTCGGCGCCTGGCGCGTGCTCGAGGACAACGTGCGCGTGCCGAGCGGCGTCTCCTACGTCATCTCGAACCGGCGCGTCATGGCGCAGACGCTGCCCGAGCTGTTCGTCTCGATGCGCGTCAAGCCCGTCGGCGACTACCCGAACCGGCTGCTCCAGTCGCTGCGCGCGAGCGCGCCCGAGGGCGTCGAGGACCCGAACATCGTGGTGCTCACGCCCGGCGTCTACAACTCCGCGTACTTCGAGCACACCCTGCTCGCCCGCCTCATGGGCGTCGAGCTCGTCGAGGGTCGCGACCTGTTCTGCTCGGGCGGCCGGGTCTGGATGCGCACGACGGCCGGCCCCACCCGCGTCGACGTCATCTACCGGCGCGTCGACGACGAGTTCATCGACCCGCAGCAGTTCCGGCACGACTCGGTGCTCGGCGCCCCGGGCCTCCTGCTCGCCGCGCGCCTCGGCAACGTGACGATCGCCAACGGCGTCGGCAACGGCGTCGCCGACGACAAGCTGACCTACACCTACCTGCCCGACCTCATCCGCTACTACCTGGGCGAGCAGCCGATCCTGCCGAACGTCGACACCTGGCGGCTCGAGGAGCCCGGCGCGCTCGAGGAGGTGCTCGACCGCCTCGACGAGCTCGTCGTGAAGCCCGTCGACGGTTCGGGCGGGAAGGGCCTGGTGGTGGGGCCGGATGCCTCGCGGCAGGAGCTCGCGACGCTGCGGGCCCAGCTCCAGGCCGACCCCCGCGGCTGGATCGCCCAGCCCGTCGTGCAGCTGTCGACCATCCCCACGCTCGTGGACGACGGCATGCGACCGCGGCACGCCGACCTGCGCCCGTTCGCGGTCAACGACGGCGACGACGTCTGGGTGCTGCCGGGCGGGCTCACCCGCGTCGCCCTCCCCGAGGGGCAGCTCGTGGTGAACTCCTCCCAGGGCGGCGGCTCGAAGGACACCTGGATCGTCGGCGACGGGCCGGCCTCGCCGGTGACCGCGACGCCGGTGCATCGCGATGCGGGCACGCTCGTGGGCGAGCAGGCCTCAGGGCCCGCGACGGGCGTGCTCAACATCCTCGACCTCGAGGGCGAGGAGATGGAGGCGCCGATCGGCGGCAACGGTCCGTCGATCCAGACCCCGCACGTGGCCCCGCCGCTCTCGAGCGCCCCCGAGGACGAGGACGCCGACGTGCGGCTGCAGCAGCAGCAGCAACAACAGCAGCAATCGCGGGACGGGGGTACGTCATGCTGA
- a CDS encoding MarR family winged helix-turn-helix transcriptional regulator, with the protein MQKTIAEQGSDLRLAVFRLARRLRAQKADDGMSDGQFAVLAGLYLNGAHTLTELADRERVSAPSMNRTVNCLQDSGYVERSADPDDGRKTNIALTDAGTTVVSETVSKRDAWLAARVKELPKEDRAVLARAVELMEEIVTR; encoded by the coding sequence GTGCAGAAGACCATCGCGGAACAGGGCTCGGACCTGCGGCTGGCGGTGTTCCGGCTCGCCCGTCGGCTGCGGGCCCAGAAGGCCGACGATGGCATGAGCGACGGCCAGTTCGCCGTGCTCGCGGGCCTGTACCTGAACGGTGCGCACACGCTCACCGAGCTGGCCGATCGCGAGCGCGTCTCGGCGCCGTCGATGAACCGCACCGTGAACTGCCTGCAGGACTCCGGCTACGTCGAGCGGTCGGCGGACCCCGACGACGGGCGCAAGACGAACATCGCGCTGACCGACGCCGGCACGACCGTGGTGAGCGAGACGGTGAGCAAGCGCGACGCGTGGCTCGCCGCCCGCGTGAAGGAACTGCCGAAGGAGGACCGCGCGGTACTCGCGCGGGCCGTCGAACTGATGGAGGAGATCGTCACCCGTTGA
- a CDS encoding NAD-dependent epimerase/dehydratase family protein, which yields MRIAVTGSSGKLGRATVERLRADGHQVLGLDIVGAPGFGFTRVDLQDYGQVLDALLGVTARHEGLDALVHLAALPVNGLVPDAATFTNNVTATFHVLHGAVRAGIDTIVTASSITAMGFPDFAHLESLPVDETTTEANNTYALGKVAEEAISAQLVGWRAGLSITALRFTNVVDPDEYGSFERAGDPEYRRDLLHSYVDSRDGATAVALALRHAEPGFEVYNVAAPDTGMTVPTAELVARHYPDVPLAKELGEFETLMCIDKARDRLGFAPAYLWRDEYARWRAEQARS from the coding sequence ATGCGCATCGCCGTCACGGGCAGTTCCGGCAAGCTCGGACGGGCGACCGTCGAGCGCCTCCGCGCCGACGGGCACCAGGTCCTCGGGCTCGACATCGTGGGCGCCCCGGGCTTCGGATTCACGCGCGTCGACCTCCAGGACTACGGGCAGGTGCTCGACGCCCTCCTCGGCGTGACCGCCCGGCACGAGGGCCTCGATGCGCTGGTGCACCTCGCGGCGCTGCCGGTCAACGGGCTGGTGCCGGATGCCGCGACCTTCACCAACAACGTCACCGCGACCTTCCACGTGCTGCACGGCGCCGTGCGTGCCGGCATCGACACGATCGTCACCGCATCGAGCATCACCGCGATGGGCTTCCCCGACTTCGCGCACCTCGAGTCGCTCCCGGTCGACGAGACGACCACCGAGGCGAACAACACCTACGCCCTCGGCAAGGTCGCCGAGGAGGCGATCTCCGCGCAGCTCGTGGGCTGGCGCGCGGGCCTCAGCATCACCGCGCTGCGCTTCACGAACGTGGTCGACCCCGACGAGTACGGCTCGTTCGAGCGGGCGGGCGACCCCGAGTACCGTCGCGACCTCCTGCACAGCTACGTCGACTCGCGCGACGGCGCGACCGCCGTCGCCCTGGCGCTGCGCCATGCGGAGCCCGGCTTCGAGGTCTACAACGTCGCCGCCCCGGACACAGGCATGACGGTGCCGACCGCCGAGCTGGTCGCGCGCCACTACCCCGACGTGCCCCTCGCGAAGGAGCTCGGCGAGTTCGAGACGCTCATGTGCATCGACAAGGCGCGCGACCGGCTCGGCTTCGCGCCCGCCTACCTCTGGCGCGACGAGTACGCCCGCTGGCGGGCCGAGCAGGCGCGTTCATGA
- a CDS encoding transglutaminase family protein, with product MSRLRIVHRTGFTYDEPASASYNEARLLPHSGGEQFVLSSNLDIRPAATQHAYLDYWGTRVSTFEVLTPHRELSVTASSLVEVRPLPQEPVDIAWDDLHALSASTTEFVEQITQTDATRPPAEVVELARSIADRGGSVAETALAVSRAVGEALEYMPGVTGVHSTAHEAWEHRKGVCQDIAHVTLGALRSIGIPARYVSGYLHPNHDTPLGLTVTGESHAWVEWYAGDWRGYDPTNLIEIGERHVLVARGRDYHDVAPLRGVYASPGASSMFVTVEITREA from the coding sequence ATGAGCAGGCTCCGCATCGTCCACCGCACCGGCTTCACCTACGATGAGCCGGCGTCGGCGTCGTACAACGAGGCCCGGCTGCTGCCGCACTCGGGCGGCGAGCAGTTCGTGCTGTCGTCGAACCTCGACATCCGCCCCGCGGCCACCCAGCACGCGTACCTCGACTACTGGGGCACCCGCGTGTCGACCTTCGAGGTGCTGACGCCGCACCGCGAGCTGTCGGTGACCGCGTCGAGCCTCGTCGAGGTGCGTCCGCTCCCGCAGGAGCCCGTCGACATCGCGTGGGACGACCTGCACGCACTGTCCGCCTCGACCACCGAGTTCGTCGAGCAGATCACCCAGACGGATGCGACGCGGCCGCCGGCCGAGGTCGTGGAACTCGCCCGGTCGATCGCCGACCGCGGCGGGTCCGTCGCGGAGACGGCGCTCGCCGTGTCCCGTGCCGTCGGCGAGGCGCTCGAGTACATGCCCGGCGTGACCGGCGTGCACTCGACCGCGCACGAGGCCTGGGAGCACCGCAAGGGCGTCTGCCAGGACATCGCGCACGTGACCCTCGGCGCGCTGCGGTCGATCGGCATCCCGGCGCGGTACGTCTCGGGGTACCTGCACCCGAACCACGACACCCCGCTCGGGCTGACCGTCACCGGCGAGTCGCACGCGTGGGTCGAGTGGTACGCGGGCGACTGGCGGGGCTACGACCCGACGAACCTCATCGAGATCGGCGAGCGGCACGTGCTCGTCGCCCGCGGCCGCGACTACCACGACGTCGCCCCGTTGCGCGGCGTGTACGCGAGTCCCGGTGCCTCCTCGATGTTCGTCACGGTGGAGATCACGCGCGAGGCCTGA
- a CDS encoding alpha/beta fold hydrolase, with product MRQFTDEHGVHIHYVRREAEHPRAVVQFAHGVGEHTGRYGPLFDALVEAGYTVYADDHRGHGQTGFEQHGGDLTRLGRPGPGGLRALIDAVHRLTGIARADHPDLPLILIGHSLGSLVVQILLNRYPHDHDAIVLTGTAYRTVFGMESGDLNKRFRHLGPTPVEWLTRDRAVAEAFMADPYCTPEPTQKLFGLVDSARLLGRPAKHLPPGLPLLIMVGEEDSLGGEASCVRLAEAYASRSGLTDVELIVYPGARHEIFNETNQAEVRADLLAWLDARFPVRT from the coding sequence ATGCGGCAGTTCACCGACGAGCACGGCGTGCACATCCACTACGTGCGGCGCGAGGCGGAGCATCCGCGCGCCGTCGTGCAGTTCGCGCACGGGGTGGGGGAGCACACGGGACGCTACGGGCCGCTCTTCGATGCCCTGGTGGAGGCGGGCTACACCGTCTACGCCGACGACCACCGCGGGCACGGGCAGACCGGGTTCGAGCAGCACGGCGGCGACCTCACGCGCCTGGGCCGGCCGGGGCCGGGTGGCCTGCGCGCCCTGATCGACGCCGTGCACCGGCTGACCGGCATCGCGCGGGCCGACCACCCCGACCTCCCGCTGATCCTGATCGGGCACTCGCTCGGGTCGCTGGTCGTGCAGATCCTGCTGAACCGGTACCCGCACGACCACGACGCGATCGTGCTCACGGGCACCGCGTACCGCACGGTGTTCGGCATGGAGTCGGGCGACCTGAACAAGCGGTTCCGGCACCTGGGCCCGACGCCCGTCGAGTGGCTGACCCGCGACCGTGCGGTCGCCGAGGCGTTCATGGCCGATCCCTACTGCACGCCGGAGCCCACGCAGAAGCTCTTCGGGCTGGTCGACTCGGCGCGACTGCTCGGCCGCCCGGCGAAGCACCTGCCGCCGGGGCTCCCGCTGCTCATCATGGTCGGCGAGGAGGACTCGCTCGGCGGGGAGGCGAGCTGCGTGCGGCTGGCCGAGGCGTACGCGAGCCGGTCGGGCCTGACCGACGTCGAGCTCATCGTCTACCCGGGCGCGCGCCACGAGATCTTCAACGAGACCAACCAGGCCGAGGTGCGCGCCGACCTGCTCGCGTGGCTCGACGCGCGGTTCCCGGTGCGCACCTGA
- a CDS encoding alpha-E domain-containing protein — protein MLSRIAESLFWIGRYVERSDGTARILDVHLQLLLEDPWIDEDTACRSLMSVMGSEPNDDVELNRADVMDLLAVNRDHAASIAYSIANARENARRAREIVSTELWECLNTTNARMPRLVASDKTHEFFRWVRDRAALAIGIANTGHSRDEAWQFFSLGRAIEQADMTARLLATRSLTEASGPSWTTLLRSCGAYEAYLRSYRGMPSSESAAEFLILDRLFPRSILYSVSRAEESLREIDPRSGRVGVEDQARRLLGQIRSELEYRPISDITVDLSGKMEHIQEVTSAASEAIRRRYFPTSGMPVWTGEVT, from the coding sequence ATGCTGAGCCGCATCGCCGAGTCGCTGTTCTGGATCGGGCGCTATGTCGAGCGCAGCGACGGCACCGCGCGCATCCTCGACGTCCACCTCCAGCTCCTGCTCGAGGACCCGTGGATCGACGAGGACACCGCGTGCCGGTCGCTCATGTCGGTCATGGGCTCCGAGCCCAACGACGACGTCGAGCTGAACCGTGCCGACGTGATGGACCTGCTGGCCGTGAACCGCGATCACGCGGCATCCATCGCCTACTCGATCGCGAACGCCCGCGAGAACGCCCGCCGCGCCCGCGAGATCGTCTCGACCGAGCTCTGGGAGTGCCTCAACACCACCAACGCGCGCATGCCCCGGCTCGTCGCGAGCGACAAGACGCACGAGTTCTTCCGCTGGGTGCGCGACCGCGCCGCCCTCGCGATCGGCATCGCCAACACCGGCCACAGCCGCGACGAGGCGTGGCAGTTCTTCTCCCTCGGGCGGGCCATCGAACAGGCCGACATGACCGCGCGCCTGCTCGCGACGCGCTCGCTGACCGAGGCGTCCGGCCCGTCGTGGACCACTCTGCTGCGCAGCTGCGGCGCCTACGAGGCGTACCTCCGCAGCTACCGCGGCATGCCGTCGTCGGAGTCCGCGGCCGAGTTCCTCATCCTCGATCGGCTGTTCCCGCGCTCGATCCTCTACTCGGTGAGCCGGGCCGAGGAGTCGCTGCGCGAGATCGACCCGCGCTCCGGCCGCGTCGGCGTCGAGGACCAGGCTCGGCGCCTGCTCGGGCAGATCCGCTCCGAGTTGGAGTACCGGCCGATCTCGGACATCACGGTCGACCTCTCGGGCAAGATGGAGCACATCCAGGAGGTCACCTCGGCGGCGAGCGAGGCCATCAGGAGGCGGTACTTCCCGACGAGCGGAATGCCGGTATGGACGGGGGAGGTCACATGA